In the genome of Nyctibius grandis isolate bNycGra1 chromosome 18, bNycGra1.pri, whole genome shotgun sequence, one region contains:
- the LOC137671786 gene encoding solute carrier family 2, facilitated glucose transporter member 3-like, translating to MIGSFSVSLFVNRFGRKNSMLLVNILAFVGGTLMAFSKSAKAVEILIIGRFVIGLFCGLCTGFVPMYISEVSPTSLRGAFGTLNQLGIVVGILVAQIFGLEGIMGTETLWPLLLGFTILPAILQCVALLFCPESPRFLLINKMEEEKAQAVLQKLRGTQDVSQDILEMKEESAKMSQEKKATVTELFRSPKYRQPIIIAIMLQLSQQLSGINAVFYYSTGIFERAGITQPVYATIGAGVVNTVFTVVSLFLVERAGRRTLHLVGLGGMAVCALLMTVALALKDVVKWIRYISIVATFGFVALFEIGPGPIPWFIVAELFSQGPRPAAMAVAGCSNWTSNFLVGMLFPYAEKVCGSYVFLIFLVFLVIFFVFTFFKVPETKGRTFEEISRGFEGRAEGSPTSPIEKNPMVELNSMQPNKEVA from the exons ATGATCGGCTCCTTCTCAGTCAGTCTATTTGTCAACAGATTTGGCAG GAAGAACTCCATGCTGCTGGTGAACATCTTGGCCTTTGTTGGTGGCACTCTCATGGCCTTCTCTAAGTCGGCAAAGGCAGTGGAGATACTGATTATCGGCCGCTTTGTTATTGGTCTCTTCTGTGGTCTCTGCACTGGCTTTGTGCCCATGTACATCAGTGAGGTCTCACCCACCAGCCTCCGTGGAGCCTTTGGCACCCTCAACCAGCTGGGCATTGTTGTGGGCATCCTGGTGGCCCAG ATCTTTGGCCTGGAGGGAATCATGGGGACTGAGACACTTTGGCCCCTGCTTTTGGGGTTCACGATCCTCCCAGCAATCCTGCAGTGTGTGGCTCTTCTTTTCTGCCCTGAGAGCCCCCGTTTCTTATTGATCAACaagatggaggaggagaaagcacaAGCAG TGCTCCAGAAGCTCCGTGGTACACAAGATGTGTCTCAAGACATCCTGGAGATGAAAGAAGAGAGTGCTAAAATGtcccaggaaaagaaagcaactgTGACAGAGCTCTTCCGTTCTCCAAAATACCGTCAACCCATTATCATTGCCATCATGCTGCAGCTCTCCCAACAGCTCTCAGGCATCAATGCT GTATTCTATTATTCTACCGGGATTTTTGAAAGAGCTGGTATCACACAGCCTGTGTATGCCACCATTGGAGCTGGCGTGGTAAACACAGTCTTCACCGTTGTGTCG CTGTTCCTGGTGGAGCGTGCAGGGCGCAGGACCCTTcatttggttggtttgggtggCATGGCTGTGTGTGCTCTTCTTATGACTGTTGCTTTAGCTCTGAAG GACGTTGTGAAGTGGATCAGATACATCAGCATTGTTGCCACTTTTGGCTTTGTGGCTCTTTTTGAGATTGGCCCTGGCCCTATCCCCTGGTTCATCGTGGCAGAACTCTTCAGCCAGGGCCCACGGCCTGCAGCCATGGCAGTGGCTGGTTGTTCCAACTGGACCTCTAATTTTCTGGTGGGAATGCTCTTCCCCTATGCAGAG AAAGTATGTGGTTCCTAtgtcttcctcatcttccttgttttcctcGTCATCTTCTTTGTCTTCACATTCTTCAAAGTGCCGGAGACCAAGGGCAGGACTTTTGAAGAAATCTCCAGGGGCTTTGAAGGGCGAGCAGAAGGCAGCCCCACATCACCCATAGAGAAGAACCCCATGGTGGAGCTGAACAGCATGCAGCCTAACAAAGAAGTTGCCTAA